Proteins found in one Rhodobacter capsulatus SB 1003 genomic segment:
- a CDS encoding adenosylcobinamide-GDP ribazoletransferase yields the protein MARGWIRARLSEAHLAVLLLTRLPMPRLADPAPTLAQSVWAYPLAGLVVGAISALALFAMLALGLPPALAAGLAVTLQVVITGALHEDGLADVADGFWGGREVARRLEIMRDSRIGSYGVTALVLSLGLRWQGVAALAAASPALAMAGLIGLAILSRAACGVLMAGLPAARPDGMGRYASGAAWQRVIAGGAVAIGAAFGLGLPVVPLLIVQGALVAGLALVARAKIGGQTGDVLGTAQQLAEIGGWLVLAAALS from the coding sequence ATGGCGCGGGGCTGGATCAGGGCGCGGCTGAGCGAGGCGCATCTGGCGGTGCTTTTGCTCACCCGCCTGCCGATGCCGCGTCTGGCCGATCCGGCGCCGACGCTGGCGCAATCGGTCTGGGCCTATCCCTTGGCCGGGCTGGTGGTGGGGGCGATCTCCGCCCTTGCCCTTTTCGCCATGCTGGCGCTTGGCCTGCCGCCCGCTTTGGCGGCGGGTCTGGCGGTGACGCTGCAGGTCGTCATCACCGGCGCGCTGCATGAGGACGGTCTGGCCGATGTGGCGGACGGCTTCTGGGGCGGGCGCGAGGTGGCGCGCAGGCTCGAGATCATGCGCGACAGCCGGATCGGGTCCTATGGCGTCACGGCGCTGGTGCTCTCGCTCGGTCTGCGCTGGCAGGGGGTGGCGGCGCTGGCTGCGGCTTCGCCCGCGCTGGCGATGGCGGGGCTGATCGGGCTCGCGATCCTGTCGCGGGCGGCTTGCGGGGTGCTGATGGCGGGGCTGCCCGCGGCGCGGCCGGACGGGATGGGCCGCTATGCCTCGGGCGCGGCGTGGCAACGGGTGATCGCGGGCGGGGCGGTGGCGATCGGCGCCGCTTTCGGGCTGGGCCTGCCGGTCGTGCCGCTGCTGATCGTGCAGGGCGCGCTGGTGGCCGGTCTTGCGCTGGTGGCGCGGGCAAAGATCGGCGGGCAGACCGGCGACGTTCTGGGCACGGCGCAGCAGCTGGCCGAGATCGGCGGCTGGCTGGTGCTGGCGGCGGCGCTGAGCTGA